The following coding sequences lie in one Alosa sapidissima isolate fAloSap1 chromosome 15, fAloSap1.pri, whole genome shotgun sequence genomic window:
- the LOC121683645 gene encoding uncharacterized protein LOC121683645: MGYVRCSGTEHSLTQCSYSYHYCGHHKDAGVVCSTGGPSISLISSYSAVSAGETVQIRCSRSAYQCNGNLLLYRNGVNVNSEALSFLQSSATFTLSNVDSSHQGSYTCAYSSSSTHSKSINITVVELQTPSLSLVTSREVSWGQSVQMRCSISTQHLGGTFTLQQLYRSFTETKRDTWGSALFTISQVDFIHEGDYYCQYQTRVSSREFTSPQSATVSLSVVVVLVQPNISLSAPDGGLVWGPQGPEVTRGHRLSLICSTEPQHQGGSFHLIFDGSNRTRTQLAVNHSASFNIPEAHYSDQGNYSCVYEVTVSKRTFKSTQTAPLTVIVRASRAPINASGMIEKLLMLLLILAILYLVKKKCLSDTHTHTIQMNTVANSSANIYGHGPGGSPDEDYTYMNAVMPADQRDHGEDTDGDDYANVEELCRPNCNYSTDNDYEEDDIYQNYN; encoded by the exons ATGGGTTACGTCAGATGCTCTGGTACTGAACATTCTCTGACTCAGTGCTCCTACAGCTACCATTACTGTGGCCATCATAAGGATGCAGGGGTGGTGTGTTCCACAGGAG gtccctccatctctctcatctcctcataCTCAGCAGTCTCAGCTGGAGAAACTGTTCAGATCAGATGTTCTAGGAGTGCATACCAGTGCAATGGCAACTTACTTCTGTACAGAAATGGAGTCAATGTGAATTCAGAGGCTCTTAGTTTCCTCCAGAGCAGCGCTACATTTACTCTGTCTAATGTGGACTCCTCTCACCAGGGCAGTTACACATGtgcctactcctcctcctctactcatAGCAAGTCCATTAACATCACTGTAG TTGAACTACAGACGCCAAGTCTTTCACTGGTGACCAGCAGAGAGGTTTCTTGGGGTCAATCTGTTCAGATGAGGTGCTCCATCTCCACACAGCACCTGGGTGGCACATTCACCCTACAGCAGCTCTATCGGTCATttacagagacaaagagagacacatGGGGCTCTGCCCTCTTCACCATTTCTCAAGTGGACTTTATCCATGAAGGAGACTACTACTGCCAGTATCAAACAAGGGTTTCCAGTCGTGAATTCACATCCCCCCAAAGTGCTACTGTCAGCCTTTCTGTAGTAG TGGTGCTTGTGCAGCCCAACATCTCTCTCAGTGCCCCAGATGGAGGGCTGGTCTGGGGGCCTCAGGGGCCAGAGGTGACCAGGGGCCACAGACTCTCCCTCATCTGCTCTACTGAGCCACAGCACCAAGGAGGCTCCTTCCACCTCATCTTTGATGGGTCTAACAGGACCAGGACTCAGCTCGCCGTCAACCACTCAGCCTCCTTCAACATTCCTGAGGCACACTACTCTGACCAGGGCAACTACAGCTGTGTCTATGAGGTCACTGTGTCCAAACGCACCTTCAAGTCAACACAGACAGCACCACTGACAGTCATCGTAAGAG CATCCAGGGCGCCCATCAATGCATCTGGAATGATTGAAAAGTTGTTGATGCTTTTGCTAATTCTTGCCATCCTCTACCTGGTGAAGAAAAAGTGTTTgagtgacacacatacacacaccatccagATGAACACTGTGGCAAACA GTTCTGCGAACATATATGGTCATGGACCAGGTGGGTCACCTGATGAAGATTACACCTATATGAACGCAGTCATGCCTGCTGACCAGAGGGACCATGGCGAAGACACTGATGGAGATGACTATGCTAATGTAGAAGAGCTGTGTCGCCCCAACTGCAACTACAGTACAGACAATGACTATGAAGAGGATGACATCTATCAAAACTATAATTAA
- the LOC121683641 gene encoding lebercilin-like protein isoform X2 produces the protein MSFQHFDNADYEGGQGDALSCSRSASNSSSESTTSNKSKDRAYSSRGRSPASYSQDDFEDDKDTFSVLEKSHASPVKKSLKKAKHFNLKGQKRLGVQHPHQKKSHRPGRKAPLFPPIRPLDAVGQRVASAREHRIKELSSQVWELQRQLDGAWQENRLMRRVQNRHTAALQHFQDSQSGLPQILLKHGNEVHALQELLRKARGQRNSMAQRLASMEDHLRQASEERRRLQLLCRQRHLGKREELTQQLSKLSLEMEVKTMRIKELERNLELSNACSSRHLSTEMRKTVEARDLSKLLQEQIDQLTQKIRERERELENHNIYSHRFPKAKKGTKETKGIQTEGFSPLPLEAPSCKLEIEYESEEHLEKQRSNRSMDLCAIDFSELQKDQNDTDRSLAEDTTEGTEAGMNEEEQQYDSDDDYDNDEDDDGEINDMSGRPRDATHDPSSPGQADTSLDLDDMLGTSCPSANKQTTPRARRHYTFKETIQNLHRGRPAYGLQKGSKGPASGPSLGGDSAPYEPSFLSGSAGRARPSLREDQRHEGEENPRSRKSSLMRELFGLADAAEPRAERKTHAKEPRPPPTVSSDSDRTSSYVLGDTVSHIRDRFIIFD, from the exons TAAAGACACATTCTCTGTGCTCGAGAAATCCCACGCCTCGCCAGTAAAGAAATCTCTTAagaaagcaaaacattttaatctcaaag GCCAAAAGCGTTTAGGTGTGCAGCATCCACACCAAAAAAAGAGCCACCGCCCTGGCCGCAAAGCGCCGCTTTTCCCCCCGATCCGGCCCCTGGACGCCGTTGGCCAGCGGGTGGCGTCGGCACGCGAGCACCGCATCAAGGAGCTGAGTAGCCAGGTATGGGAGCTGCAGCGCCAGCTGGACGGTGCCTGGCAGGAGAACCGGCTGATGCGCCGCGTGCAGAACCGCCACACGGCGGCGCTGCAGCACTTCCAGGACTCCCAGAGCGGCCTGCCCCAG ATTCTGCTGAAGCACGGGAACGAGGTGCACGCCCTCCAGGAGCTCCTGCGGAAAGCGCGGGGCCAGAGGAACAGCATGGCGCAGCGTCTCGCCTCCATGGAGGACCACCTGCGGCAGGCGTCCGAGGAGCGGCGCCGACTGCAGCTGCTGTGTCGACAGCGCCATctagggaagagagaggagctgaCGCAGCAGCTCAGCAAACTCAGCCTGGAGATGGAAGTCAAGACCATGAGGATAAAG GAGCTGGAGAGGAACCTTGAGTTGAGCAATGCATGCTCCAGCCGCCACCTGAGCACGGAGATGAGGAAAACTGTGGAGGCTCGAGACCTGTCCAAGTTACTCCAGGAACAAATCGACCAGCTGACTCAGAAGATCAGG GAAAGGGAGCGGGAGTTGGAGAATCACAATATCTACTCACACAGATTCCCAAAGGCAAAGAAAG GAACAAAAGAGACCAAGGGTATTCAGACTGAGGGCTTCTCACCTCTGCCTTTGGAAGCTCCCAGCTGTAAGCTAGAGATCGAGTATGAGAGCGAGGAGCACCTAGAGAAGCAGAGAAGCAACAGGAGCATG GACCTCTGTGCCATTGATTTCAGCGAGCTGCAGAAAGATCAAAATGACACGGACAGAAGTCTCGCAGAGGACA CCACCGAGGGCACAGAGGCAGGCATGAATGAAGAGGAGCAGCAgtatgacagtgatgatgattatgacaatgatgaagatgatgatggggAGATTAACGACATGTCGGGTCGGCCCCGGGACGCCACCCACGATCCGAGCAGCCCCGGCCAGGCCGATACCAGCCTGGACCTGGACGACATGCTCGGAACCAGCTGCCCGTCCGCCAACAAGCAGACCACACCCCGTGCTCGGCGCCACTACACCTTCAAGGAGACCATCCAGAACCTCCACAGGGGCCGGCCGGCCTACGGGCTCCAGAAGGGCTCCAAGGGCCCGGCCTCAGGGCCCAGCCTGGGCGGGGACAGCGCCCCCTACGAGCCCTCCTTCCTGTCGGGGTCAGCTGGGAGAGCGCGGCCTTCGTTGCGGGAGGACCAGCGGCATGAGGGCGAGGAGAACCCCCGCAGCCGCAAGAGCAGCCTGATGAGGGAGCTGTTTGGCCTGGCAGACGCCGCGGAGCCCCGAGCCGAGCGGAAGACCCACGCCAAGGAGCCGCGGCCGCCGCCCACCGTGAGCTCGGACTCGGACCGCACGTCCTCCTACGTCCTGGGAGACACGGTGTCTCACATCAGGGACCGGTTCATTATATTTGACTGA
- the LOC121683641 gene encoding lebercilin-like protein isoform X1, with translation MSFQHFDNADYEGGQGDALSCSRSASNSSSESTTSNKSKDRAYSSRGRSPASYSQDDFEDDKDTFSVLEKSHASPVKKSLKKAKHFNLKGQKRLGVQHPHQKKSHRPGRKAPLFPPIRPLDAVGQRVASAREHRIKELSSQVWELQRQLDGAWQENRLMRRVQNRHTAALQHFQDSQSGLPQILLKHGNEVHALQELLRKARGQRNSMAQRLASMEDHLRQASEERRRLQLLCRQRHLGKREELTQQLSKLSLEMEVKTMRIKELERNLELSNACSSRHLSTEMRKTVEARDLSKLLQEQIDQLTQKIRERERELENHNIYSHRFPKAKKGTKETKGIQTEGFSPLPLEAPSCKLEIEYESEEHLEKQRSNRSMDLCAIDFSELQKDQNDTDRSLAEDSESKEGPAIAIATEGTEAGMNEEEQQYDSDDDYDNDEDDDGEINDMSGRPRDATHDPSSPGQADTSLDLDDMLGTSCPSANKQTTPRARRHYTFKETIQNLHRGRPAYGLQKGSKGPASGPSLGGDSAPYEPSFLSGSAGRARPSLREDQRHEGEENPRSRKSSLMRELFGLADAAEPRAERKTHAKEPRPPPTVSSDSDRTSSYVLGDTVSHIRDRFIIFD, from the exons TAAAGACACATTCTCTGTGCTCGAGAAATCCCACGCCTCGCCAGTAAAGAAATCTCTTAagaaagcaaaacattttaatctcaaag GCCAAAAGCGTTTAGGTGTGCAGCATCCACACCAAAAAAAGAGCCACCGCCCTGGCCGCAAAGCGCCGCTTTTCCCCCCGATCCGGCCCCTGGACGCCGTTGGCCAGCGGGTGGCGTCGGCACGCGAGCACCGCATCAAGGAGCTGAGTAGCCAGGTATGGGAGCTGCAGCGCCAGCTGGACGGTGCCTGGCAGGAGAACCGGCTGATGCGCCGCGTGCAGAACCGCCACACGGCGGCGCTGCAGCACTTCCAGGACTCCCAGAGCGGCCTGCCCCAG ATTCTGCTGAAGCACGGGAACGAGGTGCACGCCCTCCAGGAGCTCCTGCGGAAAGCGCGGGGCCAGAGGAACAGCATGGCGCAGCGTCTCGCCTCCATGGAGGACCACCTGCGGCAGGCGTCCGAGGAGCGGCGCCGACTGCAGCTGCTGTGTCGACAGCGCCATctagggaagagagaggagctgaCGCAGCAGCTCAGCAAACTCAGCCTGGAGATGGAAGTCAAGACCATGAGGATAAAG GAGCTGGAGAGGAACCTTGAGTTGAGCAATGCATGCTCCAGCCGCCACCTGAGCACGGAGATGAGGAAAACTGTGGAGGCTCGAGACCTGTCCAAGTTACTCCAGGAACAAATCGACCAGCTGACTCAGAAGATCAGG GAAAGGGAGCGGGAGTTGGAGAATCACAATATCTACTCACACAGATTCCCAAAGGCAAAGAAAG GAACAAAAGAGACCAAGGGTATTCAGACTGAGGGCTTCTCACCTCTGCCTTTGGAAGCTCCCAGCTGTAAGCTAGAGATCGAGTATGAGAGCGAGGAGCACCTAGAGAAGCAGAGAAGCAACAGGAGCATG GACCTCTGTGCCATTGATTTCAGCGAGCTGCAGAAAGATCAAAATGACACGGACAGAAGTCTCGCAGAGGACAGTGAGTCAAAGGAGGGTCCAGCCATTGCTATTG CCACCGAGGGCACAGAGGCAGGCATGAATGAAGAGGAGCAGCAgtatgacagtgatgatgattatgacaatgatgaagatgatgatggggAGATTAACGACATGTCGGGTCGGCCCCGGGACGCCACCCACGATCCGAGCAGCCCCGGCCAGGCCGATACCAGCCTGGACCTGGACGACATGCTCGGAACCAGCTGCCCGTCCGCCAACAAGCAGACCACACCCCGTGCTCGGCGCCACTACACCTTCAAGGAGACCATCCAGAACCTCCACAGGGGCCGGCCGGCCTACGGGCTCCAGAAGGGCTCCAAGGGCCCGGCCTCAGGGCCCAGCCTGGGCGGGGACAGCGCCCCCTACGAGCCCTCCTTCCTGTCGGGGTCAGCTGGGAGAGCGCGGCCTTCGTTGCGGGAGGACCAGCGGCATGAGGGCGAGGAGAACCCCCGCAGCCGCAAGAGCAGCCTGATGAGGGAGCTGTTTGGCCTGGCAGACGCCGCGGAGCCCCGAGCCGAGCGGAAGACCCACGCCAAGGAGCCGCGGCCGCCGCCCACCGTGAGCTCGGACTCGGACCGCACGTCCTCCTACGTCCTGGGAGACACGGTGTCTCACATCAGGGACCGGTTCATTATATTTGACTGA